The genome window CTTTTGTCAATGACCAATGAAGCTGTTTCAGAGACTTCTGGTGGAACAACATAACTTGTAATTTGTCACCCATGTGTATATACTTTATATCTTCCAAACCTGAATACTATTTTAAGCCTTGACACTAAATGCTTTAAAACATACAAAGCTTGTAGATAGGGAATGATAAACAACcccaattttaaataaaaaaaagcattacaTTATTAAGACTGTGACACTAAACACACATTAGGCCTATTCTTTTCAAGGCACATTCTCTATGCAAGATAAGCACCAAATGATGCTTTTGTGATCAGTTTGTAGCCCTCTTCGATCCACACACTCACATGATCTCCTTCCAGCAACTCAAAAAGTTGTCCTACAAACACATTCCTGAACGCTTGTGAAGTGCACGCTATACCATCCGAGGCCTGTGTCATGGCTACAGTCTTGTTGTAACCTTCATTCCATTTGTTAAGCACTACATGGAACCCTGTGAAATTTGCAGCTTTATCCTTTTCTTGGCAGCTCAAAGCAATCCTCACGTAGACAAAATAGAAGCTTGTCTCAGGAATCACAATGGCACGTTTCTCTGCGTTGTATTTTTCACCAAACACCACTTCCCATTCGATGTTTACTCTatcagtgttgttgtt of Micropterus dolomieu isolate WLL.071019.BEF.003 ecotype Adirondacks linkage group LG13, ASM2129224v1, whole genome shotgun sequence contains these proteins:
- the LOC123981905 gene encoding uncharacterized protein LOC123981905, which produces MGQRLMGHIRPAEVACSDAIIEMGSEKSALILIKHCRDMKQQEMRLRLITLLLVLLCTALYIFAICTDLRQHEKSGSTGQGSAVAQSPAYSKQERVCPAATDNPQMNPQRMRIHLRSMAANNNTDRVNIEWEVVFGEKYNAEKRAIVIPETSFYFVYVRIALSCQEKDKAANFTGFHVVLNKWNEGYNKTVAMTQASDGIACTSQAFRNVFVGQLFELLEGDHVSVWIEEGYKLITKASFGAYLA